A part of Cupriavidus sp. D39 genomic DNA contains:
- a CDS encoding XpsR family transcriptional regulator yields MARWQSHQRIARIMTAARAQTIEGQQHGDDWKRYFDKHLYGPQGAEFKVSLFPLPAYLIGHTPWSKAFREQPELRPKQRYLDLCRSGSRFRFIDEMRRQRKPKVVVCLGERHTADFVRAFALEAVQTEHYILQPADLAKTLQVMTHDDTTWIICPALAGPSGLTSDTLLDAMGKYVARWLQPVDFPHLR; encoded by the coding sequence ATGGCGCGCTGGCAGTCGCATCAGCGGATCGCAAGGATTATGACGGCGGCACGTGCGCAGACTATCGAGGGCCAACAACACGGAGACGATTGGAAACGCTACTTCGACAAGCATCTCTATGGGCCACAAGGTGCGGAATTCAAAGTCAGCCTCTTTCCACTACCTGCCTACCTCATTGGACACACGCCTTGGTCTAAGGCATTTCGCGAGCAACCGGAACTGAGACCGAAGCAGCGTTACCTCGATCTTTGCCGTAGTGGCAGCCGCTTCCGCTTCATTGACGAGATGCGCCGGCAGCGCAAGCCCAAGGTAGTGGTGTGCCTGGGGGAGCGGCACACTGCGGACTTCGTGCGGGCCTTCGCCCTGGAGGCGGTGCAAACCGAACATTACATCCTGCAACCGGCCGATCTTGCCAAGACGCTGCAGGTCATGACGCACGACGACACGACATGGATCATCTGCCCGGCGCTGGCCGGTCCCTCCGGACTTACCTCGGACACGCTGCTGGACGCGATGGGCAAATATGTGGCGCGCTGGCTGCAGCCTGTCGACTTTCCCCATCTACGCTAG
- a CDS encoding IS30 family transposase, whose product MQSRTSYQQLQPEERMTIASMSQSGSSVRAMARTLGRSAGTVSRELRRNSCALRGYASLPAQAMRQARRVQARPVAKLDPQHARWGAVLTLLDWKWSPQQIAGILKRVWPEDPSMHVSHETIYTAIYAQPRGELRRQLIACLRHGRSTRMPRKRGVDRRGQIPEMVSIHVRPPEVEDRVMPGHWEGDFIKGAGNKSSVGVLVERSSRLVLLAKMDDATAASALAGFSAKLNSIAEPLRQSLTYDQGKEMTRHSELSANTGVKVYFCDPHSPWQRGTCENTNGLLRQYLPKGTDLSVHTQEELDAIADSLNKRPRATHAFHSPLEVFARMLKQVSHPQLQFTDAGVALGT is encoded by the coding sequence ATGCAAAGCAGAACTTCGTACCAACAACTTCAGCCTGAGGAGCGCATGACGATTGCGAGCATGAGCCAGAGCGGTTCGAGTGTGCGGGCCATGGCCCGCACACTCGGGCGCTCGGCGGGCACCGTCAGCCGTGAACTGAGGCGAAACAGCTGTGCGCTGCGTGGCTACGCGAGCCTGCCGGCCCAGGCCATGAGGCAGGCGCGGCGGGTTCAGGCGCGCCCGGTAGCGAAGCTCGATCCGCAACACGCTCGGTGGGGCGCGGTGCTGACTTTGTTGGATTGGAAGTGGTCGCCGCAACAGATCGCCGGTATCCTTAAGCGAGTGTGGCCCGAGGACCCCAGCATGCATGTATCTCACGAGACGATCTACACGGCCATTTACGCGCAGCCCAGGGGCGAGTTGCGCCGCCAGCTCATCGCCTGCCTGCGCCATGGCCGCAGCACACGCATGCCACGCAAGCGCGGGGTTGATCGACGCGGGCAGATTCCTGAGATGGTCAGCATCCATGTGCGCCCGCCCGAGGTCGAGGACCGCGTCATGCCGGGCCACTGGGAGGGTGACTTCATCAAGGGCGCGGGCAACAAGTCTTCGGTGGGCGTGCTGGTCGAACGCAGCAGTCGTCTGGTGCTGTTGGCCAAGATGGATGACGCTACTGCGGCCTCGGCGCTGGCCGGCTTTTCTGCCAAGCTCAATTCGATTGCTGAGCCGCTGCGCCAGAGCCTGACGTACGACCAGGGAAAGGAGATGACGCGCCACAGTGAGCTCAGCGCCAACACTGGCGTCAAGGTGTACTTCTGCGATCCGCACAGCCCCTGGCAGCGCGGCACTTGTGAGAACACCAACGGGCTGCTGCGCCAGTACCTGCCCAAGGGCACCGACTTGTCCGTGCACACACAAGAAGAACTCGACGCAATTGCCGACAGCTTGAACAAGCGACCTCGTGCTACGCACGCGTTCCACTCCCCACTGGAGGTGTTCGCTCGTATGCTCAAACAAGTTTCTCACCCCCAACTTCAATTCACTGACGCGGGTGTTGCACTTGGGACTTGA
- a CDS encoding EAL domain-containing protein, with the protein MSVVMPTRSSRLVWAFLVVGLFASGLAYWQSRTLIERELDARLQLATAEVTNRLLRQVNAYTEVLRGVQAQFVVHPDLSRGDFQRLYRALSLESRLPGVQGIAFATRVTRVSREAVDTALERELKDNDLGYPTAFRRAEIGSEDAYVIRYTEPIAVNRLGVGINQSDGGIRRAAIQRARDTGDLSVSPRLQFLARPDAPEGAIFFLPLYRGGTVPSTLDRRRTEFSGVVSIAVRLDDMLRDVFGPKLLDDLDVEIYDLRRAQGQSLQYDPHHLLFDSGNSVGAVSLHAGNAAFPHQRTEDLEIGGSTWRVQVTALPTLVRASQRWLPPLAALGTGLLSVLAFCFMRMLEHRRRAASARANVAEQALQSKEAQLSRISDTIDQMLWTISIPDRQIRFVSAAVEAICGRPAQAFYDAPLLWLECLHPEDKGSILALTEQITVTGTEEFECRIVRPDAEIRWVKGKAHFTCGTTPGAGCIDGILTDVTELRRAHAALLRNNRALRAIHACDAVIAGAKDKTDLLQGICEVMVDTGYRMAWAGVLRGEMAALLVPVASAGEHQDYLGSLQDALALGERDPGPLGEALRTRGPVVANRLASDARFAQWRDEAIRREFHAKLTLPLSDSDQPMGLLNVYAQEEDAFDAEEVRLLDGLAQGVAVALQSYQHRRARSAAEAALRLRQRAIEACANPIAITRFEAPDYPTQYVNPAFERVTGYPASAILGQGLRLLCRDDFNQSGVTELDAAHEQQRDGHAVIRGYRRDGSMFWADVYLAPVRDEAGQVTHFVAAIYDITATRQYEAELEYRTNFDGLTGLPNRNLLRDRAEQALALAKRNNRSVWILCMDLDRLKFVNDTLGHDAGDSVLQQVAQRLSAALPATDTVARANGDAFVVVLSDATDEHAAAATMQRLMETVAKPLTVKGHEYFLTCSAGVAVYPTDGADAESLMRHADIAMHRAKEVGRNTFQFYTQALNARAMERLRLEGDLRHAVQRDELVLHYQPQVDLHSGRIVGMEALVRWQHPQLGMVSPARFIGVAEEAGLISHIGDWVLRTACQQNQRWQDRGYGPLRVAVNVSAQQFHQQDLMQIVVGVLEETGLAGSCLDIELTEGVVMTDVEHAVRILHQMKGLGVKLSIDDFGTGYSSLAYLRRLPVDVLKIDQSFVRNLTTHDDEAAIVRSVIALAHSLGLQVIAEGVETAAQLAYLRGHGCDQVQGYYFSEPLPADAFEQLLAQGKHLPPANELPLMVNSRS; encoded by the coding sequence GTGAGCGTTGTCATGCCAACCAGGTCATCGCGCCTGGTATGGGCTTTCCTCGTGGTTGGTCTATTCGCCAGCGGCCTGGCGTATTGGCAGAGTCGCACCCTGATCGAGCGCGAGCTGGACGCGCGGCTGCAACTGGCCACAGCCGAGGTGACCAACCGGCTGCTGAGACAGGTCAATGCCTATACGGAAGTACTGCGAGGCGTCCAGGCCCAATTCGTCGTCCACCCTGACTTGTCGCGCGGGGACTTCCAGCGGCTGTATCGCGCGCTGTCGCTAGAGTCACGGCTACCTGGCGTACAAGGCATCGCATTCGCGACCAGGGTGACGCGGGTTTCGCGTGAGGCCGTTGATACCGCCCTGGAGCGGGAACTGAAGGACAACGACCTCGGCTATCCCACTGCGTTCCGTCGCGCCGAGATCGGGTCGGAGGATGCGTACGTCATCCGGTATACGGAGCCGATCGCGGTAAATCGGCTTGGCGTTGGAATAAACCAGAGCGATGGTGGCATCCGGCGTGCCGCGATCCAGCGCGCGCGCGACACTGGGGACTTGTCAGTGAGTCCACGACTGCAATTCCTGGCCAGGCCGGATGCGCCGGAAGGGGCGATTTTCTTCCTGCCCCTGTATCGGGGCGGGACCGTTCCGAGCACGCTGGATCGGCGGCGGACGGAATTTTCCGGTGTCGTTTCGATCGCGGTGCGACTCGACGACATGCTGCGGGACGTGTTTGGTCCGAAGCTACTCGATGATCTCGATGTCGAGATTTACGATCTGCGGCGCGCGCAGGGCCAGTCTTTGCAGTACGACCCGCATCACCTGCTATTCGATAGCGGCAACTCTGTGGGCGCGGTCAGCCTGCACGCCGGAAACGCGGCGTTCCCGCACCAGCGCACGGAGGATCTCGAGATCGGCGGGAGTACCTGGCGCGTGCAGGTGACGGCGTTGCCTACTCTGGTCCGCGCATCACAGCGCTGGTTGCCACCGCTGGCGGCACTGGGCACGGGGCTGCTCAGCGTGCTGGCATTCTGTTTCATGCGCATGCTCGAGCATCGCCGGCGTGCCGCCAGCGCGCGTGCGAACGTAGCCGAACAAGCCTTGCAGTCCAAAGAAGCGCAGCTTAGCCGCATTAGCGACACCATCGATCAGATGCTGTGGACGATTTCCATACCGGACAGGCAGATACGCTTCGTTAGCGCGGCGGTAGAGGCGATCTGCGGCCGGCCAGCACAGGCATTTTATGACGCCCCACTGCTGTGGCTGGAATGCCTCCATCCTGAGGACAAGGGGTCCATACTGGCCCTGACGGAGCAAATCACCGTCACCGGGACGGAAGAATTCGAGTGTCGCATCGTCCGCCCCGACGCTGAGATACGATGGGTCAAGGGAAAAGCGCATTTCACCTGCGGCACCACGCCGGGCGCCGGATGCATCGACGGCATTCTGACGGACGTCACTGAGTTGCGCCGGGCGCATGCCGCCCTCTTGCGGAATAACCGCGCCTTACGCGCCATCCATGCCTGTGACGCGGTCATAGCAGGCGCGAAGGATAAAACTGATCTGCTGCAGGGAATCTGCGAGGTAATGGTCGATACCGGCTATCGCATGGCGTGGGCGGGCGTGCTGCGCGGGGAAATGGCGGCCCTTCTCGTTCCCGTGGCAAGCGCGGGCGAACACCAGGACTATCTGGGGTCGCTTCAGGATGCCTTGGCACTCGGAGAGCGGGATCCGGGCCCCCTTGGGGAAGCGCTTCGCACGCGCGGACCGGTCGTTGCCAATCGGCTCGCCAGCGACGCGCGTTTCGCTCAATGGCGCGACGAAGCAATACGCCGCGAATTCCATGCCAAGCTCACGCTGCCACTGTCCGACAGTGACCAGCCAATGGGGCTGCTGAATGTGTATGCGCAGGAAGAGGACGCCTTCGACGCGGAGGAAGTCAGGCTGCTGGATGGCCTGGCCCAAGGGGTGGCGGTAGCGCTCCAGTCTTATCAGCACCGCCGCGCGCGCTCGGCCGCCGAGGCAGCGCTGCGTCTGCGACAGCGTGCCATAGAGGCATGCGCCAACCCGATCGCGATCACGCGTTTTGAGGCCCCGGACTACCCCACGCAATACGTCAATCCCGCTTTTGAGCGGGTCACCGGCTATCCGGCGTCTGCCATCCTTGGGCAAGGTCTGCGCCTGCTTTGTCGCGACGACTTCAATCAATCAGGGGTGACTGAGCTCGACGCCGCACACGAGCAACAGCGCGACGGTCACGCGGTCATACGCGGCTATCGCCGCGATGGGTCGATGTTTTGGGCGGATGTCTATCTTGCCCCAGTGCGCGACGAGGCCGGCCAGGTCACCCATTTTGTTGCGGCCATCTATGACATCACGGCCACCCGACAGTATGAAGCCGAGCTCGAATACCGCACAAATTTCGATGGCCTAACCGGACTGCCCAACCGCAACCTGCTGCGTGACCGTGCCGAGCAGGCGCTTGCCCTCGCCAAGCGCAACAACCGATCCGTCTGGATCCTTTGCATGGATCTGGATCGCTTGAAATTTGTCAACGACACACTGGGCCACGATGCGGGCGACAGCGTGCTCCAACAGGTGGCGCAGCGCCTGTCCGCCGCCTTGCCTGCGACCGACACCGTGGCGCGGGCAAACGGCGATGCGTTTGTCGTCGTCCTGTCCGACGCGACGGATGAGCATGCCGCGGCTGCGACTATGCAACGGCTGATGGAGACCGTGGCCAAGCCGCTGACCGTAAAGGGGCATGAATATTTCCTGACCTGCAGTGCCGGCGTCGCAGTGTATCCAACCGATGGTGCTGATGCCGAGAGTTTGATGAGGCACGCAGATATTGCGATGCACCGAGCCAAGGAAGTCGGTCGTAATACCTTCCAGTTTTATACGCAGGCGCTGAACGCGCGTGCGATGGAGCGCCTACGGCTTGAGGGAGACTTGCGCCATGCCGTACAGCGCGACGAATTGGTTCTCCACTATCAGCCGCAGGTCGACCTGCACTCCGGCCGTATTGTCGGTATGGAAGCCCTGGTGCGCTGGCAGCACCCACAACTCGGCATGGTTTCCCCAGCTCGTTTCATCGGTGTCGCCGAAGAGGCCGGTCTGATTTCCCACATCGGCGACTGGGTTCTTCGTACTGCCTGTCAGCAGAACCAGCGGTGGCAAGACAGAGGGTATGGTCCCTTGCGCGTGGCAGTCAACGTTTCCGCCCAGCAGTTCCATCAGCAAGACCTGATGCAGATCGTCGTCGGCGTTCTCGAGGAGACTGGGCTGGCCGGGTCTTGCCTGGATATCGAACTGACCGAGGGGGTGGTGATGACCGACGTCGAACACGCCGTCAGGATCCTCCATCAAATGAAGGGTCTCGGCGTGAAGCTATCCATTGATGACTTTGGCACCGGTTACTCCAGCTTGGCCTACCTCCGACGCCTTCCCGTCGATGTGCTGAAGATCGACCAGTCGTTCGTGCGCAACCTGACCACTCACGATGATGAGGCGGCGATCGTTCGCTCGGTGATCGCGCTTGCGCACAGCCTGGGCCTGCAAGTGATTGCCGAAGGCGTGGAAACAGCAGCGCAGCTAGCCTACTTGCGAGGGCACGGTTGTGATCAGGTTCAAGGCTACTATTTCAGCGAGCCGCTACCTGCCGATGCCTTTGAGCAACTGTTGGCCCAAGGTAAGCACCTGCCCCCTGCGAACGAACTGCCGCTGATGGTCAATAGTCGCTCGTGA
- a CDS encoding universal stress protein: MNKTFNHFLLPVDGWMLSAEVLEKIIIFARETKARITVLHLLRDQDMFAVQAEGQVGASERLPENRPQDAEANLKIIATEVMLAGVQCETTYVMDHRLHDVIHHTAAERNCDLILVVPHGQGGIPCFLTGGKSEEDKEEGLALHKIPFVVV, encoded by the coding sequence GTGAACAAAACGTTTAATCATTTTTTGTTGCCCGTCGATGGCTGGATGCTATCCGCAGAGGTCCTCGAGAAAATCATCATATTTGCTCGAGAAACGAAAGCCAGGATCACGGTCCTTCACCTTCTCCGAGATCAAGATATGTTTGCCGTGCAGGCCGAGGGGCAGGTCGGCGCGTCCGAGCGCTTGCCTGAGAACAGACCGCAGGATGCCGAGGCGAATCTCAAGATCATCGCAACGGAGGTGATGCTAGCTGGCGTCCAATGTGAGACGACCTATGTCATGGATCATCGGCTACATGACGTCATCCATCACACGGCTGCAGAAAGAAACTGTGATCTGATCCTCGTGGTACCTCACGGTCAGGGCGGCATCCCATGCTTCCTCACCGGTGGCAAAAGTGAAGAAGACAAAGAAGAAGGGCTGGCACTTCACAAGATACCCTTTGTGGTGGTGTAA
- a CDS encoding helix-turn-helix transcriptional regulator, which yields MMRMAPFREMLAGLTQLTIAQLDELRITIDSIAAEYAQHQDIGDGQVITEYSYGGTDVRPCGAQSQRLRRVLDDIGRPQFADPPAPSLRLRQKDEFDIYERCIENGLTMDDAAEMARLFINTAGLQRYQASESTVEPKPKVVRARLDIKGTFLALPLEAKLEHPDVAALPMRNFIDEHAHTNVSIVAVRDLVAGDESQSRRERSHEAANGTPSILEELGLTERQSVMLVLMLEGVSNKDIGHRLGLAESTIKQHVSAILHRLGARTRKEAMSRMKSLCLQELLAGDTACSGHNPCSEQDQSLAPAEGMSITPEELGLTPRQGVVLVALLEGLSNKLIARRLGLSENTVKEHVSAILLRLGFRTRMEVMSKMKHFCVRFRLT from the coding sequence ATGATGAGAATGGCGCCATTCAGGGAAATGCTGGCAGGGCTGACGCAGCTCACAATTGCTCAGCTGGATGAGTTACGGATTACGATCGATTCGATCGCCGCCGAATATGCCCAACATCAAGACATAGGAGACGGTCAAGTTATCACGGAGTACTCCTATGGCGGTACAGATGTTCGGCCATGCGGCGCACAGAGCCAGCGACTGCGGAGGGTCCTCGACGACATCGGCAGACCCCAGTTCGCTGACCCACCAGCACCGAGCCTTCGGCTCAGACAGAAAGACGAATTCGACATCTATGAACGTTGCATCGAGAATGGCTTGACGATGGACGATGCGGCCGAGATGGCCAGGCTGTTCATCAACACCGCCGGTCTCCAGCGTTATCAGGCGTCGGAAAGTACCGTTGAGCCAAAACCGAAAGTTGTTAGAGCCAGACTAGACATCAAGGGAACCTTCCTCGCGCTGCCGCTGGAAGCAAAGCTGGAGCATCCAGACGTCGCTGCGCTCCCGATGCGCAACTTCATTGACGAGCATGCGCATACCAATGTCTCCATTGTCGCAGTGCGCGACCTAGTCGCCGGCGACGAGTCGCAAAGTCGGCGCGAGCGCTCACACGAAGCCGCAAATGGCACTCCAAGCATTTTGGAGGAGCTCGGCCTTACCGAGCGCCAAAGCGTGATGCTGGTTCTGATGCTGGAGGGAGTGTCCAACAAGGACATCGGCCATCGCCTGGGCTTAGCGGAAAGCACGATCAAGCAGCATGTATCCGCCATCCTTCATCGGCTTGGCGCGCGCACTCGCAAGGAGGCTATGTCGCGGATGAAAAGTCTCTGCTTGCAGGAATTGCTAGCTGGAGACACGGCATGTTCTGGCCACAACCCATGCAGCGAGCAAGATCAATCGTTAGCCCCAGCGGAAGGCATGTCAATCACGCCGGAAGAACTGGGTCTAACCCCACGCCAAGGCGTCGTGCTAGTCGCCTTGCTGGAGGGATTGTCCAATAAACTGATCGCACGACGCCTGGGGCTCTCGGAAAACACTGTCAAAGAACATGTGTCAGCCATCCTCCTGCGGCTTGGCTTTCGCACTCGCATGGAGGTGATGTCGAAAATGAAGCATTTCTGTGTGCGTTTCCGCTTAACATGA
- a CDS encoding PAS domain-containing protein, producing MHPEDLASLVKTFSDLHQDAASCHVFRVVRPDGGVRWVEGRTSVIWGAKGRVLRLAGTATDITERIM from the coding sequence ATCCACCCGGAAGACCTGGCGTCGCTGGTCAAGACATTTTCGGATCTGCACCAGGACGCTGCCAGCTGCCATGTCTTTCGTGTGGTCCGGCCGGATGGCGGGGTTCGCTGGGTCGAGGGTCGCACCAGTGTGATATGGGGCGCCAAGGGTCGTGTTTTGCGTCTCGCCGGCACGGCCACGGACATCACCGAGCGCATAATGTAA
- a CDS encoding putative bifunctional diguanylate cyclase/phosphodiesterase has translation MSADAAERIRLDQALRGAMERDEFELHYQPQIDLRSGGIAGVEALIRWHQPELGLVSPARFIPLAEETGLIVPLGDWVMRTACAQMAAWQQAGLAPPRIAVNLSARQLWQGHAAERVAAVLCETGIPAGCLEVEITESVVMRDGAEAVQALSALRALGVTLALDDFGTGYSSLSHLRSLPLNKLKIDRAFIQDLTTRSDVAVLVQQIIQIGHAFKLRVVAEGVETRETADLLARSGCDEVQGFYFGKPLPAQDLEALLRQHSRRPSLAAVKP, from the coding sequence ATGAGCGCCGATGCCGCCGAACGTATCCGGTTGGACCAGGCTTTGCGCGGAGCCATGGAGCGGGACGAGTTCGAACTGCACTACCAGCCGCAGATCGATCTGCGCTCGGGCGGCATCGCCGGTGTCGAGGCGCTGATTCGCTGGCACCAGCCTGAGCTTGGCCTGGTCTCGCCCGCGCGCTTCATCCCGCTGGCGGAGGAAACCGGGCTGATCGTGCCTCTGGGCGACTGGGTCATGCGCACGGCCTGCGCCCAGATGGCGGCTTGGCAACAAGCCGGCCTGGCCCCACCGCGCATCGCGGTCAACCTGTCCGCTCGGCAGCTCTGGCAGGGCCATGCGGCCGAGCGGGTCGCCGCCGTGCTGTGTGAGACAGGCATCCCGGCGGGCTGCCTGGAGGTGGAAATCACCGAGAGCGTAGTAATGCGAGACGGTGCCGAAGCCGTGCAGGCGCTGTCTGCCCTGCGGGCCCTGGGCGTCACGCTCGCGCTCGACGATTTCGGTACGGGTTATTCCTCCCTCAGTCACCTCAGGTCACTGCCCCTCAACAAGCTCAAGATCGACCGGGCTTTTATTCAAGACCTGACGACCCGTTCCGACGTCGCCGTGCTGGTGCAGCAAATCATCCAGATCGGCCATGCGTTCAAGCTCCGCGTGGTCGCCGAAGGCGTCGAGACGCGGGAGACCGCCGATTTGCTGGCGCGCAGCGGTTGCGACGAGGTGCAAGGTTTTTATTTTGGCAAACCGCTTCCCGCGCAGGACCTCGAAGCCCTGCTGCGCCAGCATTCTCGTCGCCCCTCGTTAGCGGCCGTGAAACCATGA